From a single Paramisgurnus dabryanus chromosome 17, PD_genome_1.1, whole genome shotgun sequence genomic region:
- the htr1d gene encoding 5-hydroxytryptamine receptor 1D yields MDPFNSTDEFFLINATVSPTTLDPLDDATLLSLQISISAMLAIVTLATALSNAFVIATIFLTRKLHTPANFLIGSLAVTDLLVSILVMPISIVYTVSKTWTLGQIVCDIWLSSDITFCTASILHLCVIALDRYWAITDALEYSKRRTVRRVAMMVAVVWVISVSISMPPLFWRQAKAREELTECMVNTDQISYTLYSTFGAFYVPTVLLIILYGRIYVAARSRIFKTPATSGKRFTAAQLIQNSTGSSLCSLNSTSNQEGQIHPSGGGAGGAGGAGGGGSPLFTNSVKVKLADSVLERKRLCAAREKKATKTLGIILGAFIVCWLPFFVFTLVMGICKDCWFHPVLFDVFTWLGYLNSLINPVIYTAFNDDFKQAFHKLTKFKRCY; encoded by the coding sequence ATGGATCCGTTCAACAGCACAGATGAGTTTTTCCTCATCAATGCTACGGTCAGTCCCACAACCCTGGACCCCTTGGATGATGCTACACTCCTTAGCCTTCAGATCTCCATCTCCGCAATGCTAGCAATAGTCACTTTGGCCACCGCTCTGTCCAACGCCTTTGTGATCGCCACCATCTTTCTAACCCGCAAGCTTCACACCCCCGCCAACTTCCTGATAGGCTCTCTGGCAGTGACGGACTTGCTGGTGTCTATTTTGGTAATGCCGATCAGCATCGTGTATACGGTCAGTAAGACTTGGACGCTGGGACAGATAGTGTGCGATATTTGGCTATCATCCGACATAACTTTCTGCACGGCCTCAATCTTGCACCTGTGCGTGATCGCGTTGGACAGATACTGGGCCATTACTGACGCCCTGGAGTACTCGAAGCGGCGTACCGTACGGCGGGTGGCAATGATGGTCGCAGTAGTGTGGGTGATCTCTGTGTCTATTTCTATGCCGCCTCTGTTCTGGAGGCAAGCCAAGGCTCGCGAGGAGCTAACGGAATGCATGGTGAACACGGATCAGATCTCCTACACGCTGTACTCTACGTTCGGTGCTTTTTACGTTCCAACGGTTCTTTTGATCATTCTGTACGGCCGTATATACGTGGCGGCTCGTTCACGGATCTTCAAAACGCCGGCAACGAGCGGGAAACGCTTTACGGCAGCACAACTCATCCAAAACTCAACAGGCTCATCGCTCTGCTCCCTGAACTCCACGTCGAATCAGGAGGGACAGATTCATCCTAGTGGTGGAGGAGCGGGTGGAGCAGGTGGAGCAGGTGGAGGTGGATCTCCTCTGTTCACAAACAGTGTGAAAGTTAAGTTGGCCGATAGTGTCCTGGAAAGAAAGCGTCTTTGTGCCGCCCGAGAGAAGAAGGCCACTAAAACCCTTGGGATTATCCTGGGTGCGTTTATTGTGTGCTGGCTTCCATTCTTCGTGTTTACTCTGGTGATGGGGATCTGTAAAGACTGTTGGTTTCATCCTGTGCTCTTTGATGTCTTCACCTGGCTGGGATACCTTAACTCGCTCATCAACCCAGTCATTTACACTGCCTTCAACGACGACTTCAAACAAGCCTTTCACAAACTCACAAAGTTTAAAAGATGCTACTGA